A genomic segment from Geitlerinema sp. PCC 7407 encodes:
- a CDS encoding RDD family protein — MSSPLVPTRFPRVPLWRRGAAFGFDFGIAWFLSFAGGTLAVPLFLLVWFGLRVALPIRNHGQSPGRWAFNLSLIYERFDLTPNFFDLLKRESIAGLGAVLLMLALTRIDPGRSWVLLWMLPLLADCSLAFAGPPKPQAFHDRVAHTLVIGTRRGYALDLRLQRWAQRLPSHNVLAEMMRRVKR; from the coding sequence ATGTCTAGCCCTCTTGTCCCCACCCGATTCCCAAGAGTTCCCCTCTGGCGCAGGGGGGCCGCCTTTGGTTTCGACTTTGGGATAGCCTGGTTCCTGAGCTTTGCGGGTGGCACTCTGGCAGTTCCGCTTTTTCTGCTGGTCTGGTTTGGGCTGCGGGTTGCCCTGCCGATCCGCAACCACGGGCAGAGCCCCGGTCGATGGGCCTTCAATTTGTCCTTGATCTATGAGCGCTTTGACCTGACCCCGAACTTTTTTGATCTGCTCAAGCGCGAGAGCATCGCTGGCTTGGGAGCGGTCTTACTCATGCTGGCCCTGACGCGCATCGATCCCGGTCGCAGCTGGGTTTTGCTGTGGATGCTGCCCTTGCTCGCAGATTGCAGTTTGGCCTTCGCTGGCCCGCCCAAGCCGCAGGCCTTCCACGATCGCGTGGCCCACACCCTCGTGATCGGCACCCGGCGGGGCTATGCCTTGGACCTGCGGCTCCAGCGATGGGCTCAGCGCCTGCCATCGCACAATGTCCTTGCGGAAATGATGCGTCGTGTGAAAAGATAG
- the rpmG gene encoding 50S ribosomal protein L33, which produces MAKGKGVRIIITLECTECRTNPAKRSPGVSRYTTTKNRRNTTARMELKKFCPHCNQHTVHKEIK; this is translated from the coding sequence ATGGCTAAGGGCAAAGGCGTCCGAATCATCATCACGCTAGAGTGCACCGAGTGCCGCACCAATCCTGCGAAGCGCTCGCCGGGTGTCTCTCGCTATACCACCACCAAGAACCGTCGTAACACCACTGCACGGATGGAACTCAAAAAGTTCTGCCCCCACTGCAACCAGCACACGGTTCACAAAGAGATTAAATAA